In Oncorhynchus nerka isolate Pitt River linkage group LG26, Oner_Uvic_2.0, whole genome shotgun sequence, one DNA window encodes the following:
- the LOC115110149 gene encoding MAGUK p55 subfamily member 2-like, protein MELPVSNQPVPPDAVRMVGIRKVAGEHLGVTFRVEAGELVIARILHGGMIDQQGLLHAGDIIKEVNGKEVGEDPRVLQEMLQDASGSVVLKILPSYQEGHAPGQVFVKCHYDYDPANDNLIPCKEAGLKFYTGDILQIVNQDDLNWWQARRCVEGGSAGLIPSQLLEEKRKAFVKRDVELAPAGNLCTGVAGKNKKKKMMYLTTKNAEFDRHELLIYEEVAKVPPFRRKTLVLIGALGVGRRSLKNKLLLSDPQHYGTTIPHTSRKPKSGEREDQMYAFTSRSKMEADIKNGRYLEHGEYDGNLYGTKMDSIHEVVEAGRICVLDANPQALKVLRTSEFLPYVVFIEAPDFEVLKAMNQSAIETGVVTKQLTDSELKRTVDESTRIQMAYGHYFDLTIVNDNLDESYRNLKAALEKVSATQQWVPVTWVF, encoded by the exons ATGGAGCTCCCTGTCAGCAACCAGCCCGTGCCCCCAGATGCCGTCCGGATGGTGGGCATCCGCAAAGTGGCTGGTGAACACTTG GGCGTGACTTTCCGCGTGGAGGCGGGGGAGCTGGTGATTGCCAGGATCCTCCACGGAGGGATGATTGACCAGCAGGGACTCCTCCACGCGGGTGACATCATCAAGGAGGTGAACGGGAAGGAGGTGGGTGAGGACCCGAGGGTTCTGCAGGAGATGCTGCAGGATGCCAGCGGCAGCGTGGTGCTCAAGATCCTCCCTAGCTATCAGGAGGGCCACGCGCCAGGACAG GTGTTTGTGAAGTGTCACTATGACTATGACCCGGCCAATGACAACCTGATCCCGTGTAAAGAGGCAGGGCTTAAGTTCTACACCGGTGACATCCTGCAGATCGTCAATCAGGATGACCTCAACTGGTGGCAG GCTCGTCGTTGTGTGGAGGGTGGCAGCGCTGGGCTGATCCCCAGTCAGTtgctggaggagaagagaaaagcCTTTGTCAAGCGAGACGTGGAGCTGGCCCCCGCAG GAAATCTTTGTACTGGAGTTGCGGGAAagaacaagaagaaaaagatgatGTATCTAACCACTAAGAATGCAG agtttGACAGGCATGAGTTGCTGATCTATGAGGAGGTTGCCAAGGTGCCTCCATTCCGCAGGAAGACGTTGGTTCTGATTGGTGCTCTGGGAGTGGGCCGACGCAGCCTGAAGAACAAACTGCTGCTGTCTGACCCACAACACTACGGCACCACCATCCCCC ACACCTCCAGAAAGCCAAAGTCAGGGGAGCGGGAGGACCAGATGTATGCCTTCACCTCGCGGAGCAAGATGGAGGCGGACATCAAGAATGGCCGCTACCTGGAGCATGGCGAGTACGACGGCAATCTCTACGGCACCAAGATGGACTCCATCCATGAGGTGGTGGAGGCCGGTCGCATCTGTGTACTGGACGCCAATCCTCAG GCCTTGAAGGTACTGCGGACGTCGGAGTTCCTGCCTTACGTGGTGTTCATCGAGGCCCCTGATTTTGAGGTCCTTAAGGCCATGAACCAGTCGGCCATCGAGACTGGAGTTGTCACCAAGCAGCTGACG GACTCAGAGCTGAAGAGAACAGTGGATGAGAGCACCCGCATCCAGATGGCCTACGGACACTACTTTGACCTCACCATCGTCAACGACAACCTGGACGAGAGCTACAGGAACCTGAAGGCAGCCCTGGAGAAGGTCTCTGCTACCCAGCAGTGGGTCCCAGTCACCTGGGTCTTCTAG